In the Calditrichota bacterium genome, one interval contains:
- a CDS encoding GtrA family protein — translation MKIQIRNQRSKRFLRFAMVGLVGFIINNFILWITYEVIELSLFISSPLAIAVAILNNFILNNFFTWKVNISNRKYSFLQSLWRYYLSASIAGFVNYTILLVLTIQFNFYYLAANITGILAGMMINFLVSEKWTFSSNLYQTEK, via the coding sequence ATGAAAATCCAAATAAGAAACCAACGTTCTAAAAGATTTTTGAGATTTGCGATGGTGGGCTTGGTTGGTTTTATAATCAACAATTTCATTTTGTGGATTACTTATGAAGTTATTGAATTATCCTTGTTTATTAGCTCTCCACTGGCTATTGCTGTTGCAATATTAAATAATTTTATTTTGAATAATTTCTTTACCTGGAAGGTAAATATTTCAAACAGAAAATATTCTTTTCTGCAAAGCCTGTGGCGGTATTATCTCTCAGCGTCAATTGCCGGATTTGTTAATTATACGATTCTTCTGGTTTTAACAATCCAGTTTAACTTTTATTATCTCGCGGCAAATATTACCGGTATTTTAGCAGGAATGATGATCAATTTTCTTGTTAGTGAGAAATGGACTTTTTCGAGCAATTTGTATCAAACCGAGAAATAA
- a CDS encoding phosphatase PAP2 family protein: MAIKTYLQLFLIMATIPLIAQAQTSTDNKTESSYFEYVKSTVVHDAKHIFGLGLSLVQSPLNYDKQDLHFALFSGASISAMFLVDPSLKKFALRNKSQLNDKIFEIDNHFNGRTGNWAALGLYFGGFIFKEEKVRMTGLRAAETLFIARSITNFLKYSFGRRRPYAGKNHMNFKLFRGGKSQYRSFPSGHTTSAFAFASIMAMSVDNTYWKVGWYGGATMVGFARIYHNVHWLSDTFFAGIISYSVASFVMNYNNSPKENNSVNFSISPGPNRITASIRF, from the coding sequence ATGGCCATTAAAACCTATTTACAATTATTCCTAATTATGGCCACTATTCCATTAATTGCACAGGCACAAACATCAACAGATAACAAAACAGAAAGCAGTTATTTTGAATATGTAAAATCAACCGTTGTTCATGATGCAAAGCATATATTTGGCTTAGGACTTTCGCTCGTACAATCGCCATTAAATTATGATAAACAGGATTTGCATTTTGCCCTTTTTAGCGGTGCTTCGATATCGGCAATGTTTCTTGTAGATCCTTCACTTAAAAAATTTGCTCTGAGAAACAAAAGCCAATTGAATGATAAAATATTTGAAATTGATAATCATTTTAATGGCAGGACAGGAAACTGGGCAGCACTTGGGTTGTATTTTGGCGGATTTATTTTTAAAGAAGAAAAAGTAAGAATGACAGGGCTAAGGGCCGCAGAAACTCTTTTCATTGCGCGATCCATTACAAACTTTCTGAAATATTCGTTTGGGCGTCGCAGGCCTTACGCCGGTAAAAATCACATGAATTTTAAATTGTTTCGTGGAGGAAAATCACAATACCGGTCTTTTCCTTCCGGACATACAACCAGTGCTTTTGCATTTGCATCTATAATGGCCATGTCTGTGGATAACACCTATTGGAAGGTTGGCTGGTATGGTGGTGCAACAATGGTTGGGTTTGCAAGAATTTATCATAATGTTCACTGGCTATCAGACACTTTTTTTGCCGGAATAATAAGTTATAGCGTTGCCAGTTTTGTAATGAATTATAATAATTCACCAAAAGAAAATAACTCTGTTAATTTTTCAATTTCTCCCGGACCAAACAGGATAACAGCTTCGATACGATTTTGA
- a CDS encoding phosphatase PAP2 family protein — protein MKNFFYIIIFIIAFQDTLIGQISDSLGSSIPLKNSEYTGYQINESETIFFKKPKPLQHFVSAPGDLYQYAKNSFRLNQLKQIGWMVGVTTVLVMADQDIIDGAQDFGKAIGVKGNNKIKSVAKVFGFPIQMPTDFSSSLYFIGDGWTHTSITSSFLLYGLVDRDNRALQTASQLAQGLITVTFTTQLLKHITGRQSPYRSTERGGRWDLFPNQVTYHKNVPAYDAFPSGHLASAMMMVTVISENYKEYKFIKPLGYSLMTILSFQMLNNGVHWASDYPLAIAIGYSLGKLATSRGRIVVTKHEMANTSPMNLELSIGLVSRSALGISAIIHL, from the coding sequence ATGAAGAATTTTTTTTACATAATAATTTTTATTATTGCATTTCAAGATACGCTTATCGGCCAAATTTCGGACTCGCTGGGCTCTTCAATTCCCCTTAAAAACAGTGAATATACCGGTTACCAAATCAACGAATCTGAAACTATTTTTTTTAAAAAACCAAAACCCCTGCAACACTTTGTTAGCGCTCCCGGAGATTTATATCAATACGCTAAAAACAGCTTTCGCTTAAATCAGCTAAAACAAATCGGCTGGATGGTTGGTGTTACAACTGTTCTGGTAATGGCAGATCAGGATATTATTGATGGTGCTCAGGATTTTGGAAAAGCAATTGGTGTAAAAGGTAATAATAAAATAAAGAGTGTAGCAAAGGTTTTCGGCTTTCCAATTCAAATGCCAACGGATTTCAGCTCTTCGTTATATTTTATTGGCGATGGCTGGACACATACATCGATTACTTCATCCTTTTTACTTTATGGTTTGGTAGACAGAGATAATCGTGCATTACAAACTGCCAGCCAGTTAGCCCAAGGATTAATAACAGTCACATTTACCACTCAATTATTAAAACATATCACAGGCCGGCAAAGCCCATACCGATCTACCGAACGTGGTGGTCGCTGGGATCTTTTTCCAAACCAGGTTACTTATCACAAAAATGTCCCTGCATACGATGCTTTTCCATCAGGACATCTGGCGTCTGCAATGATGATGGTGACGGTTATTTCCGAAAATTACAAAGAATATAAATTTATCAAGCCCCTTGGCTATTCTTTAATGACAATCCTATCCTTCCAAATGTTGAACAATGGCGTTCACTGGGCAAGCGATTATCCACTCGCAATTGCAATTGGCTATTCTCTCGGTAAACTTGCGACCTCCCGCGGCAGAATCGTGGTTACCAAACACGAAATGGCAAACACCTCACCAATGAACCTGGAATTATCTATAGGGCTTGTAAGCAGGTCGGCATTGGGAATTTCCGCAATTATTCACTTGTAA
- a CDS encoding phosphatase PAP2 family protein, producing MKKHTSHLILCFAFFTIQLSVAQENLQLTPVNNYNYFSDLWDNFNSTPSSAFTLKEYANWKILTYSAITAHFIFGNDFELHEEYIYEKEYWPAGIPKLLGKIGETYDKPGTIYATLGLAGVLYGSGKLTQNKKIIETTNLMTQSLIISGVFTTMLKAIIGRARPYTNRGPHFYKPFNYKFNANYMSMPSGHTSSAFALMTVIAKQHDSWYVQIPAYTFAVSVAFQRIKANKHWGSDLIIGGTLGYLIGATIVSQSKRNNKKFSLQPIIGRNGIGFAVKF from the coding sequence ATGAAGAAACATACCAGCCACCTTATTTTATGTTTTGCCTTCTTCACTATTCAATTGTCTGTTGCCCAGGAAAACCTTCAACTCACTCCTGTAAACAATTATAACTATTTCTCAGATCTGTGGGACAATTTTAATTCAACACCCTCTTCTGCATTTACTTTAAAGGAATACGCCAATTGGAAAATCCTGACATATTCTGCAATTACCGCACATTTTATTTTTGGAAATGATTTTGAGCTCCATGAAGAATATATCTATGAAAAAGAATACTGGCCGGCAGGAATCCCTAAATTACTTGGTAAAATTGGAGAAACATATGATAAACCCGGAACCATTTATGCTACCCTTGGATTAGCAGGTGTTCTCTACGGTTCAGGAAAACTTACCCAAAATAAAAAAATAATCGAGACAACCAACCTGATGACGCAATCGCTGATAATAAGCGGTGTGTTCACAACCATGTTAAAAGCTATAATCGGTCGCGCCCGGCCTTACACTAACCGCGGACCTCATTTTTACAAACCATTTAATTATAAGTTTAATGCCAATTATATGAGCATGCCATCCGGACACACTTCCAGTGCATTTGCCTTGATGACTGTAATTGCCAAACAGCATGATTCCTGGTACGTGCAAATCCCGGCATATACTTTTGCGGTTTCTGTGGCTTTTCAAAGGATAAAAGCAAACAAACATTGGGGTTCTGATTTGATTATCGGTGGTACTTTGGGGTATTTAATCGGGGCAACAATTGTCAGCCAGTCAAAAAGAAACAATAAGAAATTTTCATTACAGCCTATTATTGGAAGGAACGGTATTGGATTTGCGGTAAAGTTTTAA